Proteins encoded together in one Stutzerimonas stutzeri window:
- the rbfA gene encoding 30S ribosome-binding factor RbfA: MAKEFSRTQRIGDQMQRELALLIQREIKDPRLGLITITAVDVSRDLSHAKIFITIMGQDDDQEAIKGNLRILNDAAGFLRMQLGKSMKLRTVPQLHFNYDASIRRGVELSSLIERAVAEDRKHSDERGE; this comes from the coding sequence ATGGCCAAAGAATTCAGTCGTACCCAGCGTATCGGCGATCAGATGCAGCGCGAATTGGCGCTGCTTATCCAGCGTGAGATCAAGGATCCGCGCCTGGGCCTGATTACCATCACCGCGGTCGACGTCAGTCGCGATCTGTCCCATGCAAAGATCTTCATTACCATCATGGGGCAAGACGACGATCAGGAAGCAATCAAGGGCAACCTGCGCATCCTCAACGATGCTGCCGGATTCCTGCGCATGCAGCTGGGCAAGAGCATGAAGTTGCGCACTGTTCCGCAGCTGCATTTCAACTACGACGCCAGCATCCGTCGCGGTGTCGAGCTGAGCTCGCTGATCGAAAGGGCGGTTGCCGAAGATCGCAAGCACAGCGACGAGCGCGGAGAATAA
- the glmM gene encoding phosphoglucosamine mutase has product MTRKYFGTDGIRGHVGQAPITPDFMLKLGWAAGMAFRKQGKCRILIGKDTRISGYMFESALQAGLSAAGADVLLLGPMPTPAVAYLTRTFHAEAGIVISASHNPHHDNGIKFFSGRGTKLPDEVELMIEELIDTPMTVVESAQLGKASRINDAAGRYIEFCKSSVPTSTDFSGLKLVIDCAHGATYKVAPSVFRELGAEVVVIGAQPDGLNINADVGSTHVGQLQKAVVEHGADLGIAFDGDGDRVMMVDHTGAVVDGDELLYIIATDLQERERLTGGVVGTLMSNLGLELALKAREIPFCRAKVGDRYVIAEMLDKGWVLGGENSGHIVCAQHTTTGDAIIAALQVVLALRRRGQTLAQERLAWHKCPQVLINVRFSGDRDPIAHPSVKAACDSVTERMGGRGRVLLRKSGTEPLVRVMVEGDDEIQVRGMAEELAKVVTEVCA; this is encoded by the coding sequence ATGACTAGAAAGTATTTCGGCACCGACGGCATTCGCGGACATGTTGGGCAAGCGCCTATTACCCCGGATTTCATGCTCAAGCTGGGCTGGGCGGCAGGCATGGCCTTCCGCAAGCAGGGCAAGTGCCGCATCCTGATCGGCAAGGACACCCGTATTTCGGGCTACATGTTCGAGTCGGCGCTGCAGGCGGGGCTGTCGGCTGCGGGCGCCGATGTGTTGCTGCTGGGGCCGATGCCGACGCCAGCGGTTGCTTACCTGACGCGTACCTTCCATGCCGAGGCCGGCATCGTCATCAGCGCCTCGCATAATCCCCATCACGACAACGGCATCAAGTTCTTTTCCGGTCGCGGAACCAAGCTTCCCGACGAGGTCGAGCTGATGATCGAGGAGCTGATCGATACGCCGATGACTGTGGTCGAGTCGGCACAGCTGGGAAAGGCATCGCGGATCAACGATGCGGCCGGTCGCTACATCGAGTTCTGCAAGAGCAGCGTGCCGACCAGTACCGACTTCTCCGGGCTCAAGCTGGTCATCGATTGCGCCCATGGTGCTACATACAAGGTAGCGCCCAGCGTATTTCGCGAGCTGGGAGCCGAGGTTGTAGTGATCGGCGCGCAGCCGGACGGGCTGAACATCAATGCCGATGTCGGCTCCACCCATGTTGGCCAGTTGCAAAAGGCGGTGGTGGAGCATGGGGCTGATCTCGGGATCGCCTTTGACGGAGATGGCGATCGGGTGATGATGGTCGACCATACCGGTGCGGTCGTTGATGGTGACGAGTTGCTCTACATCATCGCGACCGATCTGCAGGAACGCGAACGCTTGACCGGCGGAGTCGTCGGTACCCTGATGAGCAACCTCGGGCTCGAGCTCGCCCTTAAGGCGCGCGAGATTCCGTTCTGCCGGGCCAAGGTGGGTGATCGTTACGTGATTGCCGAGATGCTGGATAAGGGGTGGGTTCTCGGTGGCGAGAATTCGGGACACATCGTCTGCGCCCAGCACACCACTACTGGCGACGCGATCATCGCGGCCTTGCAAGTAGTCCTGGCGCTGCGCCGGCGTGGCCAGACCCTCGCTCAGGAGCGTCTGGCGTGGCACAAGTGTCCGCAGGTGCTGATCAATGTGCGCTTCTCCGGCGATAGAGATCCGATCGCGCATCCCAGCGTCAAGGCTGCCTGCGACAGCGTCACAGAGCGCATGGGTGGGCGCGGACGCGTGTTGCTGCGCAAGTCCGGCACCGAGCCGCTGGTGCGGGTAATGGTTGAGGGTGACGACGAAATACAGGTGCGCGGCATGGCGGAAGAGCTGGCCAAGGTCGTTACCGAAGTTTGTGCGTGA
- the infB gene encoding translation initiation factor IF-2, with the protein MTQVTVKELAQVVDTPVERLLQQMREAGLSHTSAEQVVTDNEKQALLAHLKSSHGAKVDEPRKITLQRKTTTKLKVGGSKTISVEVRKKKTFVKRSAEEIEAEQRRELEEQRAAEEAARLKAEQEARERAEEEARRQAEAAKAQTAETAAPAAAESASSTEPAQVVAAVVEAAAPAPERKKEEPRRVEKPRSDDDERRDRKHAQHRPSLKTKAPLARTVRSGEDEADGFRRGGRGGKSKLKKRNQHGFQSPTGPVVREVSIGETITVAELAQQMSVKAAEVIKFMFKMGSPVTINQVLDQETAQLVAEELGHKVKLVSDNALEEQLAELLKFEGESVARAPVVTVMGHVDHGKTSLLDYIRRAKVAVGEAGGITQHIGAYHVETERGMVTFLDTPGHAAFTAMRARGAKATDIVILVVAADDGVMPQTQEAVQHAKAAGVPIVVAVNKIDKPEANPDNIKNGLAALDVIPEEWGGDTPFIPVSAKVGTGVDELLEAVLLQAEILELKATPSAPGRGVVVESRLDKGRGPVATVLVQDGTLRQGDMVLCGVNFGRVRAMLDENGKPVKEAGPAIPVEILGLDGTPEAGDDLTVVADEKKAREVALFRQGKFREVKLARAHAGKLENIFETMGQDEKKTLNIVLKADVRGSLEALQGSLNGLGNDEVQVRVVGGGVGGITESDANLALASNAVLFGFNVRADAGARKIVEAEGLDMRYYNVIYDIIEDVKKALTGMLGSDVRENILGIAEVRDVFRSPKFGAIAGCMVTEGMVHRNRPIRVLRDDVVIFEGELESLRRFKDDVAEVRAGMECGIGVKSYNDVKVGDKIEVFEKVEVARSL; encoded by the coding sequence ATGACGCAAGTCACGGTGAAAGAACTGGCCCAGGTGGTCGACACACCGGTCGAGCGACTGCTTCAGCAGATGCGTGAGGCAGGACTGTCGCACACCAGCGCCGAGCAAGTAGTGACCGATAACGAGAAGCAGGCCCTGTTGGCGCATCTGAAAAGCAGCCATGGGGCAAAGGTGGACGAGCCGCGCAAGATCACATTGCAGCGCAAGACCACCACCAAGTTGAAAGTGGGCGGCAGCAAGACCATCAGCGTCGAAGTTCGCAAGAAGAAGACCTTCGTCAAGCGTAGCGCCGAGGAGATCGAGGCCGAACAGCGCCGCGAACTCGAGGAGCAGCGTGCTGCCGAAGAGGCTGCCCGTCTGAAGGCTGAGCAAGAGGCTCGCGAGCGTGCCGAAGAAGAGGCGCGTCGCCAGGCCGAAGCGGCCAAGGCCCAGACTGCCGAAACGGCTGCTCCGGCCGCTGCCGAGTCGGCGTCGAGCACCGAGCCGGCGCAGGTAGTGGCGGCGGTGGTAGAAGCTGCTGCACCTGCCCCGGAGCGCAAGAAGGAAGAGCCGCGGCGCGTCGAGAAACCTCGCAGCGATGACGACGAGCGTCGTGATCGCAAGCATGCGCAGCATCGTCCCTCGCTCAAGACCAAGGCGCCGTTGGCGCGTACCGTACGTAGCGGTGAAGACGAAGCCGATGGCTTCCGTCGCGGGGGCCGTGGTGGCAAGAGCAAGCTCAAGAAGCGTAACCAGCATGGGTTCCAGAGCCCAACAGGACCAGTCGTGCGTGAAGTGTCGATCGGCGAGACCATCACTGTGGCCGAACTGGCCCAGCAGATGTCGGTGAAAGCGGCCGAAGTCATCAAGTTCATGTTCAAGATGGGTTCGCCGGTCACCATCAACCAAGTGCTGGATCAGGAGACCGCTCAACTGGTCGCCGAAGAACTGGGCCACAAGGTCAAGCTGGTCAGCGACAACGCGCTGGAAGAGCAGCTGGCCGAGCTGCTGAAGTTCGAAGGCGAGTCGGTCGCCCGTGCGCCGGTCGTGACCGTCATGGGTCACGTCGACCATGGCAAGACCTCGCTGCTCGACTACATTCGTCGTGCCAAGGTGGCGGTCGGCGAAGCCGGTGGTATCACCCAGCACATCGGTGCCTATCACGTCGAGACCGAGCGTGGCATGGTCACTTTCCTTGATACCCCGGGCCACGCGGCGTTTACCGCCATGCGTGCACGCGGTGCCAAGGCCACCGATATCGTGATTCTGGTCGTGGCCGCCGACGACGGCGTCATGCCGCAGACCCAGGAAGCGGTGCAGCACGCCAAGGCGGCGGGTGTTCCGATCGTGGTCGCGGTGAACAAGATCGACAAGCCGGAAGCCAACCCGGACAACATCAAGAACGGCCTGGCCGCGCTGGATGTGATTCCGGAAGAGTGGGGCGGCGATACACCGTTCATCCCGGTTTCCGCCAAGGTCGGTACCGGTGTCGACGAGCTGCTCGAAGCGGTGCTGCTGCAGGCCGAGATTCTTGAACTGAAGGCAACGCCTTCGGCTCCGGGTCGCGGTGTGGTGGTCGAATCGCGCCTGGACAAGGGGCGTGGCCCGGTCGCCACCGTCCTGGTTCAGGACGGTACGCTGCGCCAGGGTGATATGGTCCTGTGTGGTGTGAACTTCGGCCGCGTACGGGCCATGCTCGACGAGAATGGCAAGCCGGTGAAGGAAGCCGGTCCGGCCATTCCGGTGGAGATCCTTGGTCTGGACGGTACGCCGGAAGCCGGTGACGATCTCACCGTGGTCGCCGACGAGAAGAAGGCCCGCGAAGTCGCCTTGTTCCGTCAGGGCAAGTTCCGCGAAGTGAAGCTGGCCCGCGCTCACGCCGGCAAGCTCGAGAACATCTTCGAGACCATGGGTCAGGACGAGAAGAAGACGCTCAACATCGTGCTCAAGGCCGACGTGCGTGGTTCGCTCGAAGCGCTGCAAGGGTCGCTCAACGGCCTGGGCAACGACGAGGTGCAGGTGCGCGTGGTCGGTGGCGGTGTCGGTGGTATCACCGAATCCGATGCCAACCTGGCACTGGCGTCCAATGCGGTGCTGTTCGGCTTCAACGTTCGTGCCGATGCGGGCGCGCGCAAGATCGTCGAGGCCGAAGGCCTGGACATGCGCTACTACAACGTCATCTACGACATCATCGAAGACGTCAAGAAGGCGCTCACCGGTATGCTCGGCAGTGACGTTCGCGAGAACATCCTCGGCATCGCCGAAGTGCGTGACGTGTTCCGTTCGCCGAAGTTCGGCGCAATCGCCGGTTGCATGGTCACCGAGGGCATGGTGCACCGCAATCGTCCGATCCGCGTGCTGCGCGACGACGTCGTGATCTTCGAAGGCGAACTGGAATCGCTGCGCCGCTTCAAGGATGACGTCGCGGAAGTCCGCGCCGGCATGGAATGCGGTATCGGCGTGAAGAGCTACAACGACGTCAAGGTCGGCGACAAGATCGAAGTGTTCGAGAAGGTCGAAGTGGCGCGTTCGCTGTAA
- the secG gene encoding preprotein translocase subunit SecG, whose amino-acid sequence MLQTVVIVVHLLVALGVVALVLLQQGKGADAGASFGSGASATVFGSQGSATFLSRFTAILAGVFFLTSLGLAFFAKQQADQLSQAGLPDPAVLEVPASKPAVEDVPVLEQRKPADTAGDLPEVEEGQ is encoded by the coding sequence ATGTTGCAGACTGTTGTGATTGTGGTGCATCTGCTGGTTGCTCTTGGTGTGGTTGCGCTGGTGCTGCTGCAGCAGGGCAAGGGTGCGGACGCTGGTGCGTCTTTCGGTTCGGGTGCTTCGGCAACTGTTTTCGGAAGCCAAGGTTCTGCTACCTTTCTGAGTCGGTTTACTGCTATACTTGCCGGCGTTTTTTTTCTGACCAGCCTGGGTCTGGCCTTTTTCGCCAAGCAGCAAGCTGATCAGTTGTCCCAGGCGGGGCTGCCGGATCCAGCTGTGCTGGAAGTGCCGGCCAGCAAGCCAGCGGTTGAGGATGTGCCTGTGCTCGAGCAGCGCAAGCCGGCGGATACTGCAGGTGATCTGCCTGAGGTGGAAGAAGGGCAATAA
- the rpsO gene encoding 30S ribosomal protein S15, which translates to MALSVEEKAQIVNEYKQAEGDTGSPEVQVALLTANINKLQDHFKANGKDHHSRRGLIRMVNQRRKLLDYLKGKDTTRYSALIGRLGLRR; encoded by the coding sequence ATGGCACTGAGCGTTGAAGAAAAAGCCCAGATCGTTAACGAGTACAAGCAAGCTGAAGGCGATACCGGTTCTCCGGAAGTGCAGGTAGCCCTGCTGACCGCCAACATCAACAAGCTGCAGGACCACTTCAAGGCCAACGGCAAAGACCACCACTCCCGTCGTGGTCTGATCCGCATGGTCAACCAGCGTCGCAAGCTGCTGGATTACCTGAAGGGTAAGGACACCACTCGTTACAGCGCCCTGATCGGTCGTCTGGGTCTGCGTCGCTAA
- the nusA gene encoding transcription termination factor NusA, with product MSKEVLLVVESVSNEKGVPASVIFEALELALATATKKRYEDDVDLRVEINRHNGSYETFRRWTVVDDEHFEDPAHQLALDQAQERNPDAKLGDVFEEKIESIEFGRIAAQTAKQVIVQKVREAERAQVVEAYRDRVGEIISGTVKKVTRDSVIVDLGNNAEALLAREDIIARETFRVGARVRALLKEIRTENRGPQLILSRTAPQMLIELFRIEVPEIAEGLIEVMGASRDPGSRAKIAVRSKDKRIDPQGACIGMRGSRVQAVSGEIGGERVDIVLWDENPAQFVINAMAPAEVAAIIVDEDAHAMDIAVAEDNLAQAIGRGGQNVRLASQLTGWTLNVMTEADIQAKQQEETGDILRNFIEELDVDEELAQVLVEEGFTSLEEIAYVPMEEMLGIEGFDEDIVNELRTRAKDRLLTKAIANEEKLADAQPAEDLLALDGMDKELAVELAVRGVITREDLAEQSIDDLLDIDGIDEERAGKLIMAARAHWFE from the coding sequence ATGAGCAAAGAAGTACTGCTGGTTGTGGAGTCGGTGTCCAATGAAAAGGGCGTACCGGCAAGTGTGATTTTCGAGGCGCTGGAGCTGGCGTTGGCCACGGCTACCAAGAAGCGCTACGAGGACGATGTTGATCTGCGTGTGGAAATCAATCGCCACAACGGCAGCTACGAAACCTTCCGTCGTTGGACGGTCGTCGACGATGAGCACTTCGAGGACCCGGCTCACCAGCTGGCGCTCGATCAGGCTCAGGAACGCAATCCGGACGCCAAGCTCGGTGACGTGTTCGAAGAAAAGATCGAGTCCATCGAGTTCGGCCGGATCGCGGCGCAGACCGCCAAGCAGGTCATCGTGCAGAAGGTGCGCGAGGCCGAGCGCGCACAGGTCGTTGAGGCCTATCGCGACCGCGTCGGCGAGATCATTTCCGGTACGGTGAAGAAGGTCACTCGTGACAGCGTCATCGTCGACCTCGGTAACAACGCCGAGGCCCTGCTGGCCCGTGAAGACATCATTGCCCGCGAGACTTTCCGGGTTGGCGCCCGCGTTCGTGCGCTGCTCAAGGAAATCCGCACCGAGAACCGCGGCCCGCAACTGATCCTGTCGCGTACTGCGCCGCAGATGCTGATCGAGCTGTTCCGCATCGAGGTGCCGGAGATCGCCGAAGGCCTGATCGAAGTGATGGGCGCCTCGCGGGATCCGGGCTCGCGCGCCAAGATTGCCGTGCGCTCCAAGGACAAGCGAATCGATCCCCAGGGCGCTTGCATCGGCATGCGTGGTTCGCGCGTACAGGCGGTATCGGGAGAGATCGGTGGCGAGCGCGTCGATATCGTGCTGTGGGACGAGAACCCGGCACAGTTCGTCATCAATGCCATGGCGCCGGCGGAAGTCGCGGCGATCATCGTCGACGAAGACGCGCATGCCATGGATATCGCAGTCGCTGAGGACAACCTGGCCCAAGCCATCGGGCGCGGCGGTCAGAACGTGCGCCTGGCCAGTCAGCTGACCGGCTGGACACTCAATGTCATGACCGAAGCGGATATCCAGGCCAAGCAGCAGGAAGAGACCGGCGACATTCTGCGCAACTTCATCGAAGAGCTGGACGTGGATGAAGAGCTGGCGCAGGTCCTGGTGGAAGAGGGCTTCACCTCCCTCGAAGAGATTGCCTACGTCCCCATGGAGGAAATGCTTGGCATCGAAGGCTTCGACGAGGACATCGTCAATGAGCTGCGTACGCGGGCCAAAGATCGCCTGCTGACCAAGGCCATCGCCAACGAAGAGAAGCTGGCGGATGCTCAGCCAGCTGAAGATCTGCTGGCACTCGATGGCATGGATAAAGAACTGGCGGTCGAGTTGGCCGTGCGGGGCGTCATCACCCGCGAAGACCTGGCCGAGCAGTCGATCGACGACCTGCTCGACATAGACGGCATCGATGAAGAACGTGCCGGCAAGCTGATCATGGCCGCCCGAGCCCATTGGTTCGAGTAA
- the folP gene encoding dihydropteroate synthase has translation MNNSSSPARLVCGSRALDLSRPHVMGILNVTPDSFSDGGRFAERDAALRHAQAMVAAGATLIDVGGESTRPGARSVSPTEELERVAPIVEAIAGELDVVISVDTSTPAVIRECARLGAGLINDVRSLRRDGALDAAADTGLPVCLMHMRGEPGDMQDDPRYDDITAEVASFLGERMAACAAAGIPAERIVLDPGFGFAKTLNHNLVLFKHMEKLHRLGRPLLVGVSRKSMIGGVLGRPVGERLYGSLALAALAVSKGAQIVRVHDVAETVDVIRMIAAVQAAE, from the coding sequence ATGAACAACTCGTCTTCACCTGCTCGACTGGTCTGCGGCAGTCGAGCCCTCGATCTTTCCCGTCCCCATGTCATGGGGATTCTCAATGTCACCCCCGATTCCTTTTCCGATGGTGGTCGCTTCGCCGAGCGCGATGCGGCATTGCGGCACGCCCAGGCGATGGTTGCAGCAGGGGCTACGCTGATCGATGTGGGGGGGGAGTCGACCCGTCCGGGCGCGCGTTCAGTTTCGCCGACCGAGGAGCTGGAGCGGGTCGCCCCCATTGTCGAGGCCATTGCCGGCGAGCTGGATGTCGTGATCTCGGTGGACACCTCAACGCCTGCGGTGATCCGCGAGTGCGCGCGGCTCGGCGCCGGTTTGATCAACGACGTGCGCTCGCTACGACGCGATGGTGCATTGGATGCAGCGGCCGACACCGGTTTGCCGGTCTGTCTCATGCACATGCGCGGCGAGCCCGGGGATATGCAGGACGATCCGCGCTACGACGATATCACTGCGGAAGTTGCGTCGTTCCTAGGTGAGCGAATGGCGGCGTGCGCAGCGGCAGGCATTCCGGCAGAGCGCATCGTGCTTGATCCGGGGTTCGGCTTTGCCAAGACGCTGAATCACAACCTCGTGCTGTTCAAGCATATGGAAAAGCTTCACCGGCTGGGGCGTCCGCTGCTGGTGGGCGTGTCGCGCAAGAGCATGATCGGTGGCGTGCTGGGGCGTCCGGTGGGTGAGCGGCTGTATGGCAGCCTTGCGCTGGCGGCCCTGGCCGTCAGCAAGGGGGCGCAGATCGTGCGGGTGCACGATGTGGCCGAGACGGTTGACGTAATTCGAATGATCGCTGCAGTGCAGGCGGCAGAGTAG
- the tpiA gene encoding triose-phosphate isomerase, producing the protein MRRPMVAGNWKMNGTRASVAELIESFQRQALPAAVEIAVFPSFVHVSQVLDVVDGAQVSVGAQDCALQSGFGALTGEVSADQLVDLGCEWVLVGHSERRLVLGETDEVVSQKFAAAQAGGLKPVLCLGETLEEREAGRTLEVVARQLGRVLDDQGVEAFQSAVIAYEPVWAIGSGLTATPEQAQEVHAAIRDQLARSDRRVAEGVRLLYGGSVKADNAAELFAMADIDGGLVGGASLKADEFGAICRAAGN; encoded by the coding sequence ATGCGTCGCCCCATGGTAGCTGGTAACTGGAAAATGAACGGTACCCGCGCTAGCGTCGCAGAGCTGATCGAGTCTTTTCAGCGTCAGGCACTGCCTGCAGCGGTTGAGATTGCGGTGTTTCCCTCCTTTGTGCATGTCAGTCAGGTCCTGGATGTTGTCGATGGGGCGCAAGTTTCCGTCGGTGCTCAGGATTGTGCCTTGCAGTCGGGTTTCGGGGCGCTGACTGGCGAGGTTTCGGCCGACCAGTTGGTTGATCTCGGTTGTGAGTGGGTATTGGTTGGGCACTCTGAGCGCCGCCTGGTATTGGGTGAGACGGACGAGGTGGTCAGCCAGAAATTTGCGGCAGCTCAGGCGGGCGGTTTGAAGCCTGTGCTGTGCCTCGGTGAGACGCTCGAGGAGCGCGAGGCTGGAAGAACGCTGGAAGTGGTGGCGCGGCAGTTGGGGCGGGTTCTCGATGATCAAGGTGTCGAGGCGTTCCAGTCTGCAGTGATTGCGTATGAGCCCGTCTGGGCCATCGGGTCTGGCTTGACGGCTACGCCTGAGCAGGCGCAAGAGGTGCATGCCGCCATTCGCGATCAACTGGCACGCAGCGATCGTCGCGTCGCCGAAGGTGTAAGGCTGCTGTATGGTGGCAGCGTGAAGGCGGACAATGCCGCTGAGCTGTTCGCCATGGCGGATATTGATGGGGGGCTGGTTGGTGGAGCCTCTCTGAAAGCGGATGAATTCGGTGCGATCTGTCGCGCCGCGGGGAACTGA
- the rimP gene encoding ribosome maturation factor RimP, with protein MSSKLEQLQALLAPVVEALGYQCWGIEFISQGRHSLLRVYIDHANGILIDDCEKVSRQLSGVLDVEDPISVDYTLEVSSPGMDRPLFTIEQYVAHVGDQVKIKLRSPFEGRRNFQGLLRGVEEQDVVVLVDDHEYLLPIDMIDKANIIPRFD; from the coding sequence ATGTCGAGCAAGCTAGAACAGTTGCAGGCCTTGTTGGCCCCGGTGGTTGAGGCGCTTGGCTATCAGTGCTGGGGCATTGAGTTCATTTCCCAGGGGCGGCATTCACTGCTGCGAGTCTATATCGATCATGCCAACGGCATTCTCATCGACGATTGCGAGAAGGTGAGTCGTCAGCTGAGTGGCGTGCTCGATGTGGAAGATCCGATCAGCGTGGACTACACCCTTGAGGTTTCTTCTCCCGGTATGGATAGGCCCCTGTTCACCATTGAACAGTACGTGGCCCATGTCGGTGATCAGGTAAAAATTAAGCTGCGCTCGCCCTTCGAGGGCAGGCGCAATTTCCAGGGTCTTCTCCGTGGGGTGGAAGAGCAGGATGTCGTGGTGCTGGTGGATGACCATGAATACCTGCTGCCGATCGACATGATCGATAAGGCCAACATAATTCCCCGTTTTGACTGA
- the truB gene encoding tRNA pseudouridine(55) synthase TruB, giving the protein MAQVKRVRRDVSGIILLDKPRGFTSNAALQKVRWLLNAEKAGHTGSLDPLATGVLPLCFGEATKFSQYLLDADKAYETVMQLGVTTTTADAEGEVLERKPVAVTREQLEALLPQFRGDILQVPPMYSALKRDGQPLYKLARAGEVVEREPRSVNIARLELLALEGDKARLAVACSKGTYIRTLVEDLGQQLGCGAHVAELRRTQAGPFDLSQTVTLETLERLHGEGGAEALDALLQPVDSGLEHWPLLQLSEHSAYYWLHGQPVRAPEAPKYGMVRVQDNNGRFIGIGEVSEDGRIAPRRLIRSE; this is encoded by the coding sequence GTGGCCCAGGTCAAGCGTGTACGTCGCGACGTCAGCGGCATCATCCTGCTCGACAAGCCGCGCGGGTTTACCTCCAACGCTGCGCTGCAGAAGGTTCGCTGGCTGCTCAATGCTGAAAAGGCCGGCCATACCGGCAGCCTCGATCCATTGGCGACGGGGGTGTTGCCGCTGTGTTTCGGCGAGGCCACGAAGTTCTCGCAGTACCTCCTGGATGCGGACAAGGCCTACGAAACGGTCATGCAGCTCGGCGTGACCACTACCACCGCCGATGCCGAAGGCGAAGTGCTGGAACGCAAGCCGGTCGCGGTGACGCGCGAGCAGCTGGAGGCGCTGTTGCCGCAGTTCCGTGGCGACATCCTGCAGGTGCCGCCGATGTATTCGGCGCTCAAGCGCGACGGCCAGCCGTTGTACAAACTAGCGCGTGCCGGAGAGGTGGTGGAGCGCGAGCCGCGTTCTGTTAATATTGCGCGCTTGGAGTTGCTCGCGCTCGAAGGCGACAAGGCTCGCCTGGCCGTCGCCTGTAGCAAGGGCACCTATATCCGCACGCTGGTCGAGGATCTAGGCCAGCAGCTTGGCTGCGGCGCGCATGTCGCTGAACTGCGGCGCACCCAGGCCGGTCCGTTCGACCTGTCGCAGACGGTGACGCTCGAAACGCTTGAGCGTTTGCATGGCGAAGGTGGTGCCGAGGCGCTGGATGCCCTTCTGCAACCGGTGGACAGCGGATTGGAGCATTGGCCGCTGCTGCAGCTTTCCGAGCACAGCGCCTACTACTGGCTGCACGGGCAACCGGTGCGGGCACCGGAGGCACCGAAGTATGGCATGGTGCGCGTGCAGGACAACAATGGCCGCTTCATCGGTATCGGCGAGGTGAGCGAAGACGGGCGTATTGCGCCGCGTCGACTGATTCGGTCGGAATGA